DNA sequence from the Deinococcus depolymerans genome:
TGGACGTTCATTCCCGCGATTCTTGCACTTATTGACGCAATCGCCCACCAGAAGAAAGTCGAGAGCGCCAACATGGAAATTGCACAGCGCCTGTCAGTGACCATGGGCGTTCCGGCTCACGAGATGGTGAAGCTGGCCATGGTCAGTAGCTGACTCCAACCTGACTTCATCAGTGGCGCGGCGCAGAACAGGCCGCGCCACTGAACTATTTGAGCCTGTCCCCCACGTGAATGGCGGCGATGCCGAAGGTCAGCAGGCGGTAGCGGGTGCGGAAGCCCGTGGCGCGCATCAGGCCCGCCAGCCGCTCGGGTTCCGGGAACGCCAGGACGCTCTCGGGCAGGTACGTGTACGCGCCCGCGTTCCCGCTGATCAGCCCGCCGATGCGCGGCAGCACATGCTGGAAGTACACCCGGAACAGGCTGCCCAGCAGGCCCGGCCGTGGCGGCGGGAACTCCAGGATCACGGCCCGCCCGCCCGGCGCCAGCACCCGGTGGAACTCCGCGAGGCCGCGCGCGTAATCCGCGAAGTTCCGGAACCCGAACGCGCAGGTCACCGTGTCGAAACTCCCGTCCGGGTACGGCAGGTTCAGCGCGTCCCCTTCCTCCAGGCGGATGTCGAGGTGCCGCGCGGCGGCCTTCTCGCGGCCGATGGCGAGCATCTGCGGCACGAAGTCACTGCCGATCACCTCGGCCTGCGGGGCGCGGGTCTTGAGTTCCAGCGCGAAATCCGCCGTGCCGGTCGCCACGTCCAGCACCCGCGCCGGATTCAGGGCCAGGGCCTCCTGCGCCGCCGCCCGGCGCCAGCCCCGGTCCACGCCGAGGCTCAGCACGCGGTTCAGAAGGTCGTAACGGGGCGCGATGCTGGCGAACATGGCCTGCACGTCCTTGCCCTTGTCCTGCTTGTCGCCCACCGGCGGCCGGTTCGTCATACCCGCGATCATAGCGGCGCGCGGGCGGGACAGACGGGAAGCCTTCCGCCAGTCCCGCCCGCCGTGGGGATCAGGAGATGATGCCTAGCGTGCGGCCCACCTCGGCGTACGCCTGGAGGGCGTGGTCGAGGTCGTCACGGGTGTGCTCGGCGGTCACGATGTTGCGGATGCGGGCCAGTCCGCGCGGCACGGTCGGGAAGCCCAGGCCGACGGCGAACACGCCCCGGTCGAACAGCAGGCGGCTCGCCTCGAACGCGGCCGTCGCCTCGCCGAAGATGACGGGCGTGATGGGCGTGGTGCTGCCGAAGATGTCGAAGCCCAGGCCCTGCAACTCCGCCTTGAAGTAGCGGGTGTTCTCCCACAGGCGTTCCATCAGGGTGGGGTCGCGCTGCACCTCGTCCAGCGCGGCGGCCAGCGCGCCCACCGTGGCGGGCGCCTGCGCGGTCGAGAACAGGTACGGGCGGGCGCGGTTGATCAGCAGCTCGCGCAGGTCGCCGTGCCCGGCCGCGTAGCCCCCCACGCCGCCCCAGGCCTTGCTGAGCGTGCCGACCTGGATCACGTCGTCGGCGTACTCGAAGCCGAAGTGATGCACGGTGCCGCGCCCCGCCTCGCCCATCACGCCGCTGCCGTGCGCGTCGTCCACGTACGTGACCGCGCCGTAGCGGCGGGCGACCTCCACCAGTCGGTCCAGGGGGGCCACGTCGCCGTCCATGGAGAACACGCCGTCCGTCACGACGAGTTTCAGGCCGTCCGTGTCGTGCTCTTTCAGCAGGCGTTCCAGGTCGTCCGGGTCGGCGTGTTTGTAGACCTTCTTGGTGGCCTTGGTCAGGCGCAGCCCGTCGATGATGCTGGCGTGGTTCAGTTCGTCACTGACGACCAGATCGCCCTCGCGCAGCAGCGCGCCCAGCACGCCCTGGTTGGTCGTGAAGCCGCTGTGCAGCACCAGCGCGCTGCCCGTGTGCTTGAACGCCGCCAGCTGCGACTCGAAGTCCTCGTGAATGCGCAGCGTCCCGGCGATCGTGCGCACCGCGCCTGCCCCCGCGCCCCAGCGTTCCAGGTACTCGGCGGCCCGCGCTTTCAGGGCCGGATGGTCCGCGAAGCCCAGGTAGTTGTTGCTGGCGAGGTTCACGACCTCGCGCCCGTCCACGCGGGTGCAGGCGCGGCTGGCGCTGTCCAGCACGCGCGGGTGGATCAGCAGCCCGCTCTCGCGCAGGCCGGACAGTTCGGCGGTCAGACGGTCGGACAGGGAAGTGGCCATACCCCCGAGTCTAGGCGCGACGCGCCCCCGCCGTCCGTGAGCCGGGGACGCCCCCCGGCCGCTCCAGGTCCGCGACCTGCGGGGCGACCTCCCGGCCCAGCAGCTCGACCGAGCGCAGCATCCGCGCGTGCGGCATCAGCACGTTCGTCATCTGGAAACTCAGGCGGTCCACGCCACCCAGCGCCGCGTGCACGAACCGCAGTTTGGCGGCCACGGTGTCCGGCGTGCCGATCAGGTACGGGCCGGTCGGTCCGCACGCCGCGTCGAACTGCGCCCGGTTCGGCGGCGCCCAGCCCCGCTCGCGGCCCAGCGTGTCCAGCATCCGCGCGTACCCCGGCCAGAAGTCGTCCCGCGCGCCCGCGTCGCTGTCCCCCACGAACCCGAAGGCGTGCACGCCCACCCGCAGGGTGTCCGGGGCGTGCCCGGCCTGCGCGCCCGCCGCGCGGTACAGGTCCACCAGCGGCCGGAACGCCCGGAAGTCCCCGCCGATGATCGCCACCATCAGCGGCAGGCCCAGCCGCCCGGCCCGCACGAACGACTCCGGCGTGCCGCCCACGCCCACCCACACCGGCAACTGCGCCTGCTGCGGGCGCGGGTACACGCCCTGACCCCGCAGCGGCGCGCGGTGCCGGCCCGACCAGTGCACGTGCGTGTCTTCTCGCAGGCGCAGCAGCAACTCCAGTTTCTCGCTGAACAGCGAGTCGTAGTCCTGCGTGTTCAGGCCGAACAGCGGGTACGCCTCGATGAACGACCCGCGCCCCACGACCAGTTCCGCCCGGCCGCGCGACAGCAGGTCCAGCGTGGCGTACTGCTGGAACACCCGCACCGGATCGTCGGCACTCAGAACCGTCACGGCGCTGTTCAGGCGGATGCGGCTGGTTCGCGCGGCAGCGGCCGCCAGGATCAGGGACGGCGCGGAATCCAGGTACTCGGGCCGGTGGTGCTCGCCCACCCCGAAGGAATGCACGCCGCTGCGATCGGCGACCTCGATCTCTTCGAGCAGGTTGGCGAGACGGTCGGCCGGTGAGAGGGTCACGCCCGTGACCGGGTCGGACACCACCGCCGCGAAACTGTCGATTCCGAGTTCCACGCTTCACATTATAAATCGATTTGGAAAGGGAGGCACGGAGACACCTGAGAGCGGGAGGCAAAGAGCACAGAAAAGACCCCCGGCAGGTCCGGGGGCCACTGGACAGAAGGCGTGCTACTGGCTGGTCACGGGCGTCGGTTCGTGCAGCGTGTAGCGTTGCAGGCCCGTAGTCCCCAGGCTGCGCTGGTACGTGCGGCTCCCGTCCGGCAGGTACACGTAGTGCTCGGCGCGCGTCCAGCCCTGCGCCAGATTCCAGCGTTGACGCATGTCCGGCACGAGCGTCCTGAAGTCCGCCGTCACGGCCGCGCTGGCGTACGCCACGCGGTCATGCGTCATCAGTGGCAGTGTCTCGCCCACGTCCAGCGTGCCGTTCGCGTTGCGGTCCTGCCACATCGTCCACTCCAGTAGCAGCACCTTCGCGGCGGCCGGGGCGACCGTCACCGACGCGCCCGCCGGGATCAGCGTGGCGGCGTCCACGGCGCGGGCCGTCTGGTTCATCCACTTCAGCGGGTCCACGTCCACGGCCGTCTTCCCGCTGGGCACGGCCAGCTGGTACACGCTCTCGCCGCCGTCCGTCACCAGGGAAAGGTAGGCACCGGCAGGCGCGGCCGGGAAGCGCACCTCCACGCCGCTGGGCAGGGGAGGCCGGCCGCCCGTCGGGGACGACGAAGCGCCGCACGCGGTCAGGGCTGCGCCCAGCAGGGCCACTGCCGGAATCCACATGGCGCGTTTCATTTCGCACCGCTCAGGTTGCCGCCCAGCAGGGCGCCCTGACTGATCAGGCGGTTCGTCGGTTCGTGCAGGCGGACGCTCAGGCGTTCGTCGGCCTCGGGCACGCTGTTCATGGTCACCACGTACCGGCCGGGCGTGGCCGACGGCTGCCGGACCTCGTGCGCCACCAGCGACCAGCCCTTGCGGCGCGCGCCGCTCTCGGTTGTGCGCCCGTCCGCACTGGTGAACGAGTACGTGAACGCCTCGCTGGCGTAACTGTAGATCGAGTGCGTCTGGTACAGCTCCTCGGTGCTTTCCGGCCGCCCGTTGCGGTTCAGGTCGTTGTAGAGCACGAAGTACACGTTGCAGGTCTGCACGGTGTCCGGCGTTACCACCACGTCCCGCATGCCGTCGGTCTCGCCGCCCTTGAACGGCGAGAGGCAGGCACTCTTCTGAAGGTTCTGAAGCGAGTAACCGTCCAGGTAGACGTTCGCCCGGTTCGCCACGTTGCTGGGAGGGCTTCCCAGATACCCGCCGTACCCGATAGTCTGCAGGTACTGCCCGTTCGCGCCGAAGGCCACGCCACTCAACCGCAGCGTGTCCACGGCCGGGGTGTCCGGGAAGGTGAAGGTCAGACCCATAGGGGCGGGTGGCGGGGGACTGGGGCAGGCGGTCAGGAGCGCACACAGCGCCCCGACCCCACCCAGCCGGATGACATTCATGGTCTTCATACGATGTTCACAGTAGTGGGCGCCCCCGGATCCTGCACGCAGATTTGACGTACGGAGCGGGCACGCAGATAACAGCTGCTGGGCACAGAAGGCAGGTGGCCCCCGGTCCGTCCGGAAGCCACCTGCCCTGTCGTTACCTACCCTGTGCCGCTGTCCTCAGCGGTTCATGATGTGAATCGCCTGCTTGTGCACGGCCTCGGCGGCCTCCAGCACGCTCTCGCCCAGGGTGGGGTGCGCGTGGATGGTCAGGGCGATGTCGCTGGCGGTCGCGGCCATCTCGAGGGCCAGTCCGGCCTCGCCGAGCAGGTCGCTGGCGTGCGGGCCGACGATGTGCACGCCCAGCAGCAGGTCCGTGTCCTTCTCGACGACCATCTTCACGAAGCCGTCGGTGGCCTGCAGCGTCATGGCACGCCCCGAGGCCGAGAGCGGGAACACGCCGGTCTTCACGTCGTACCCCTTCTCTTTCGCCTCGGCCTCGGTCAGGCCCACCCAGGCGAGTTCCGGGCTGGTGTACACCACGCCGGGAATGGCGACGGCGTCCTGCTCGGCGGGCTTCCCGGCAATGACCTCGGCGGCCACCAGTCCCTCCTTCATGGCCTTGTGCGCCAGCATGGGGTTGCTGGCCACGTCGCCCACCACGTAGATGTGCGGCACGTTGCTGCGCTGGCGCGAGTCGGCGGGAATGAAGCCGCGTTCCGTGACGTGCACGCCCGCCTTCTCGGCGTTCAGGCCGTCCGTGCGGGGGCGGCGGCCCACGGCCACCAGCACCCGGTCGAAGACCTCGGTGGTTTTCGCGCCGGTCTTCACGTCTTCCAGTTCCACGTGAATGCCGTCGGCCTTCTTCTCGGCGCGGTTGGCCTTGGTCTGCACGGCGATCTCGATGCCCTGCTTCTTCATGATCTTCGTGAATTCCTTGACGGCGTCGGCGTCCGCGCCGGGAATCACGTTCGGCATGAACTCGATGACCTTCACTTTGCTGCCCATGTTGTTGTACACGTGCGCGAACTCGAAGCCGATCACGCCGCCCCCGATGCACAGCATCCGCGCGGGCACCGGGTCCGGCATGACCAGCGCGCCCGTGGAATCCACGATGCCCTGCTGGTCCACGTCCAGGCCCGGCAGTTTGGCGGGCTCTGAGCCGGTCGCGATGATGAAGTTCGCGGCCGTGTACGTCTTATCCCCGACCTGCACGGTGTGATCGTCGATGAAGCTGGCCTGCCCGGTCAGGTGCGTGACCTTGTTCGCCTTGAACAGGCTGCCCACCCCGCCCGTGAGTTTCCTGACGATGCCGTCCTTCCAGCCGTTCAGTTTGGCGATGTCCAGCTTCTGCTCCCCGAAGGTCAGGCCGAAGTCGGCGGCGTGCCGCGCGGCGGCGATCTGCTCACCGGCGTGCAGCAGCGCCTTGGTGGGAATGCAGCCCACGTTCAGGCACACGCCGCCCACCGAGTCGCGTTCGGCGCAGGCGACCTTCAGGCCCAGCTGCGCGGCGCGGATGGCGGCGTGGTACCCGCCGGGACCCGCACCGATCACGAGCACGTCGTAGTCATAGGATTTCGTCATACCCGGCAGTCTAACGCGCCCCCCGTGAGCCGTCACTGACCTGCCCGCATAGCTGGACGCGGGCCATTCACAACTCCGACTGGTCAAACAGGGGCGCTGGGTGATGGTCGATGGGTTCATACGGACTGCCGTTTGTTTCGCCGAAAATCCGGAACTTCACCTTATTGCCAGCTCCACGTCCGGAGGGGCGTTTCTCTCCTGCTCTGCGGAGCAGCTCTCCGAGTCGCATCCGCTCGGACCCAGCGGGCTTTGCAGCCCATGCAATCGGAGTCCGTATCAGACCTCCAGGAAGTCCGTGATCACGCGGTTCAGGACCCACCAGCCCTCGGCCGTGGCGCGCAACTGCCCGCCGTCCAGGGTCAGCAGACCGCGCGCCACGTTCGCCGCGATGGGCGCCGCGTACACCTGCGGCACGTCCAGGCCACTGCGGCGCGACAGGTCCCCCAGGTTCACGCCCGCCCGCAGACGCAGGCCCATGAACAGCGCGTCCGTGACGAACTCGGTCGCGTCGATGGCTTCCGGCTCGCCCGCCTCGCCGGTCAGCCACTCGTGCAGGTGCGGGTTCGTGCGCCGCACCGTCAACACGTCCGCCGGTCGCGGCCCGCCCCCATCCGCCATCTGCCATCCGCCATCCGCCGGGTAGTGCCCCGCCGCCCCTGGCCCCAGGCCCAGGTACGTGCGGCCCTGCCAGTACGCGAGGTTATGCCGGGATTCCTGGCCGGGCCGGGCGTAGTTGCTGATCTCGTAGCGGGTCAGGCCGCGCGCGGTCAGCAGCGCCTCGGTCTGCTCGAAGCCGCGCCGCTCGTCCTCCTCCTGCACGGTCACGCCCCGCCGCGCGAATTCCGTGCCGGGCTCGATGGTCAGCGTGTACGCGCTCACGTGTCCCACGCCCAGGTCCAGCAGGCCCTGAATGTCACTTTCCAGCGGTTGCCCCGGCACGGCCGTGATCAGGTCCCCGCTCACCCGGAAGCCCGTCCCGATCAGGGTCGTGACCGCCTCACGCGCCTGCTGCGCGTCATGCTGGCGGCCCAGGAAGGTCAGGGTCGCGTCGTCCAGGCTCTGCACGCCCACGCTGGCCCGGTCGAAACCCAGCGCCCGCCAGTGCGCCGAGCGCTCCGGCGTGACCGTGCCGGGGTTCACCTCCAGCGTGTTCTCCAGCCGCCCCCAGCCCAGGTGCCGGCGCACGCTGCCCACCAGCGCCTCTATCTCCGCGTCCCGCAGGAAACTGGGCGTCCCGCCCCCCAGGTACACCGTGTCCAGCTCGACCTCGTACGTGGCGGCCAGCTCCGCCGCCTCGGTTTCCAGCCGCTCCAGGTAGCGTTCCACCATTCCGGCGCGGCGCGTCAGGACATGAAAATCGCAATACGGGCAGATGGTCGGGCAGAACGGCACGTGCACGTACAGGTGCCGCACCACGTCCGGGGCAGGGCTGGGCTGGGCGGCAGGGTCGGCA
Encoded proteins:
- the ubiE gene encoding bifunctional demethylmenaquinone methyltransferase/2-methoxy-6-polyprenyl-1,4-benzoquinol methylase UbiE, whose translation is MTNRPPVGDKQDKGKDVQAMFASIAPRYDLLNRVLSLGVDRGWRRAAAQEALALNPARVLDVATGTADFALELKTRAPQAEVIGSDFVPQMLAIGREKAAARHLDIRLEEGDALNLPYPDGSFDTVTCAFGFRNFADYARGLAEFHRVLAPGGRAVILEFPPPRPGLLGSLFRVYFQHVLPRIGGLISGNAGAYTYLPESVLAFPEPERLAGLMRATGFRTRYRLLTFGIAAIHVGDRLK
- a CDS encoding BioF/Kbl family PLP-dependent acyltransferase yields the protein MATSLSDRLTAELSGLRESGLLIHPRVLDSASRACTRVDGREVVNLASNNYLGFADHPALKARAAEYLERWGAGAGAVRTIAGTLRIHEDFESQLAAFKHTGSALVLHSGFTTNQGVLGALLREGDLVVSDELNHASIIDGLRLTKATKKVYKHADPDDLERLLKEHDTDGLKLVVTDGVFSMDGDVAPLDRLVEVARRYGAVTYVDDAHGSGVMGEAGRGTVHHFGFEYADDVIQVGTLSKAWGGVGGYAAGHGDLRELLINRARPYLFSTAQAPATVGALAAALDEVQRDPTLMERLWENTRYFKAELQGLGFDIFGSTTPITPVIFGEATAAFEASRLLFDRGVFAVGLGFPTVPRGLARIRNIVTAEHTRDDLDHALQAYAEVGRTLGIIS
- a CDS encoding Atu2307/SP_0267 family LLM class monooxygenase; translation: MELGIDSFAAVVSDPVTGVTLSPADRLANLLEEIEVADRSGVHSFGVGEHHRPEYLDSAPSLILAAAAARTSRIRLNSAVTVLSADDPVRVFQQYATLDLLSRGRAELVVGRGSFIEAYPLFGLNTQDYDSLFSEKLELLLRLREDTHVHWSGRHRAPLRGQGVYPRPQQAQLPVWVGVGGTPESFVRAGRLGLPLMVAIIGGDFRAFRPLVDLYRAAGAQAGHAPDTLRVGVHAFGFVGDSDAGARDDFWPGYARMLDTLGRERGWAPPNRAQFDAACGPTGPYLIGTPDTVAAKLRFVHAALGGVDRLSFQMTNVLMPHARMLRSVELLGREVAPQVADLERPGGVPGSRTAGARRA
- the lpdA gene encoding dihydrolipoyl dehydrogenase, which codes for MTKSYDYDVLVIGAGPGGYHAAIRAAQLGLKVACAERDSVGGVCLNVGCIPTKALLHAGEQIAAARHAADFGLTFGEQKLDIAKLNGWKDGIVRKLTGGVGSLFKANKVTHLTGQASFIDDHTVQVGDKTYTAANFIIATGSEPAKLPGLDVDQQGIVDSTGALVMPDPVPARMLCIGGGVIGFEFAHVYNNMGSKVKVIEFMPNVIPGADADAVKEFTKIMKKQGIEIAVQTKANRAEKKADGIHVELEDVKTGAKTTEVFDRVLVAVGRRPRTDGLNAEKAGVHVTERGFIPADSRQRSNVPHIYVVGDVASNPMLAHKAMKEGLVAAEVIAGKPAEQDAVAIPGVVYTSPELAWVGLTEAEAKEKGYDVKTGVFPLSASGRAMTLQATDGFVKMVVEKDTDLLLGVHIVGPHASDLLGEAGLALEMAATASDIALTIHAHPTLGESVLEAAEAVHKQAIHIMNR
- the hemW gene encoding radical SAM family heme chaperone HemW; its protein translation is MSADPAAQPSPAPDVVRHLYVHVPFCPTICPYCDFHVLTRRAGMVERYLERLETEAAELAATYEVELDTVYLGGGTPSFLRDAEIEALVGSVRRHLGWGRLENTLEVNPGTVTPERSAHWRALGFDRASVGVQSLDDATLTFLGRQHDAQQAREAVTTLIGTGFRVSGDLITAVPGQPLESDIQGLLDLGVGHVSAYTLTIEPGTEFARRGVTVQEEDERRGFEQTEALLTARGLTRYEISNYARPGQESRHNLAYWQGRTYLGLGPGAAGHYPADGGWQMADGGGPRPADVLTVRRTNPHLHEWLTGEAGEPEAIDATEFVTDALFMGLRLRAGVNLGDLSRRSGLDVPQVYAAPIAANVARGLLTLDGGQLRATAEGWWVLNRVITDFLEV